In Homalodisca vitripennis isolate AUS2020 unplaced genomic scaffold, UT_GWSS_2.1 ScUCBcl_2211;HRSCAF=6734, whole genome shotgun sequence, the DNA window tatttttttagtttaatgacatgttatgattttttatttcttccacctacaattatactccaatACCTCAACGCCAtcgcaggagacgtcagctggcggggtccggctcgaccgggtaagacgcggagtttcaggatacatccgccggagttcgcttcaagggctgaagcgccttacagcggacaacTCCAGTACtgcagtacgtaagtacgctgtgcctggcttcctcgctctctcggtcgctgtctttcggtcggtgtctagcagtcgaagtcgtcgagtcggagccGCCGCCCCCatacacgccacgataaggtgcaagtaagtaggtacttatttacctgccaaaacacggttttacctgaacttgcctagtcactaacgataggataagtacatgacattacgtacttaagctgctaacagaatataattatagatataaagtgtatcaagaaaatagatcagtacgaataggattagatcctattactagtaaaaaaagagtttgaattaagttttacttaatttatcgtttcttttcgaggccgctgggtcgcttgacgtacgtacgttggcaccagcgctcctgagcttcagcctaagagtaatctaatttagttttacttaaattatcgtttcttttcgaggccgctgggtcgcttgacgtacgttggcaccagcgctcctgagcttcaggctaagcgtaatataatttagttttacttaattatcgttttcttttcgaggtcgctgggtcgcttgacgtacgtacgttggcaccagcgttcctgaattttggactaggattgaacgtagtttaatttagtttatcgtttcttttcgaggccgctgggtcgcttgacgtacgttggcaccagcgttcctgagcttcgggctaggcgtaatttaatttagttttacttagtttatcgtttcttttcgaggccgctggatcgcttgacgtacgttggcaccagcgttcctgagcttcgggctaggtgtaatttaatttagttttacttagtttatcgtttcttttcgaggccactgggttgcttgacgtacgttggcaccagcgttcctgagcttcgggctaggttaaatttagtttaattttatttagttttatcttttcttttcgaggccactgggttgcttgacgtacgttggcaccagcgttcctgagcttcgggctaggcgtaatttaatttagttttacttagtttatcgtttcttttcgaggccgctgggtcgcttgacgtacgttggcaccagcgctcctgagcttcaggctaagcgtaatttaatttagttttacttaattatcgtttcttttcgaggtcgctgggtcgcttgacgtacgtacgttggcaccagcgttcctgaattttggactaggattgaacgtagtttaatttagtttatcgtttcttttcgaggccgctgggtcgcttgacgtacgttggcaccagcgttcctgagcttcgggctaggcgtaatttaatttagttttacttagtttatcgtttcttttcgaggccgctggatcgcttgacgtacgttggcaccagcgttcctgagcttcgggctaggttaaatttaatttaattttacttagtttatcgtttcttttcgaggccactgggttgcttgacgtacgttggcaccagcgttcctgagcttcgggctaggttaaatttagtttaattttatttagtttatcgtttcttttcgaggccactgggttgcttgacgtacgttggcaccagcgttcctgagcttcgggctaggcgtaatttaatttagttttacttagtttatcgtttcttttcgaggccgctgggtcgcttgacgtacgttggcaccagcgttccttagtttcgagctcgagtcgagctatgtgtgatttcgagcgaactagtgttcgcatttagatttatttagttatcatttctcttttttggccgcGGGGTCActtgacgtaagttggctccagcgttcctcgttttcgagcttcagttgaactaacaactgtcgtattaggggacgtttaggtggtggaacagtcatcctaaagcaaatgctgacgccttccctttattccctttcgtttccgagtctgcgatgatgaaagcatgttgatccgttgatcatcggtgctgtatttgcttcggcttttggttttacattaattcggttctgagctgaacttggaaactacctctccctttcgaaccctggattttacccctctcgactgttctatccggtgtcttagggttatataattttataaactatccctgacccgattaaccGTTATAACTGTGCGTACCCAATCAAAGTAAAGTATCGCGgtctcttaaataatatttgacttgAGATTCGTATTCTTTAACTTTTTAACGTAAAGAGAAAATTACGTTTTCTGTGTGTATATCAATTGCatgaatacaatataaataactagTAATGATAAAAAACGCTTTATTAGCTAGTAAATGCTAAGCTCATATTCAAATAATCTTGCAAACTTTATGTAAACCGTACATACCTATCAGACCTACATATAACGTTCAGATTTGCTCCTAGATAATAGTAGAATTACATATAAActaaaacacaaagtttaaaaagtagtaaaatttcTTACAACgaatatttaaatcataactgAATATAGAGCGGAAAATGCAGGCTACATTCGTATCTTTGCTATAAATTAATTAGGTTCGTACTGCGATTCGGTCATTATTATCCTAGCTACTATACattaaagtacaatatattacataGCGCCCCACCGTTAAGAGATAAATCGACTCTATCACTATTGTAGTAGAGATTTCATGAAAATTTCACACAGAAATctttacatgtatattatttgaaGTACAATTCCATACAGAAATATTTACCTGTACATTTGTAAAACGGCCATCACAACGGTTTCTGTCTGTACTATCTTTAAATCCTCTACACACCATGTCATGGCTGCCTAAATATAGGAATTTTGCTACAACGACATCTACGATCATAGCACAATGTACAAAATGTCTCCGCCACCTGTCATCGCTGAAGTGCAGTCTATAATAATCAGAGTTGCAAAGAAAATTGCTTTGATCATATTTTGTAGCAATCACTTtttcctattcctaaaattaatgaacttgttttcattttaaagccGCGCCGCAGCCTACATAGAGAGTTACATCAGTTGTGTACTGTGCTAGAATGTTGGGCATTTTATTTGTGAAGATATGTTTTTCTTAATACAGTAACTTATCATTGAGTATAGTTATTTAACATAATAGTTTCCAAATGTAggcatttttaaatatagttttgtaaaatatcataCGAACTGCGGCAGCAGTCCTCTGTTCACACAACGGTTCCAGTAACGTAGCTTGTAACTTATGAAAGCATTAgtagcttttatttttaaaagagacTAGCCTAAGTATCAATATACGGATTGCCATATCTAGTAGCAGGCTGGAGCAACACTCTGCTGACTAGTACAGAGCTAGAAGAGTGTTGTAAACTGTAGCACGTCACATCCTTCATATTTATGACATAATCTCACACCTCGCAGTGCTAGACCAAATATTCGCAACACATCTTTTGTATCCGCTACCGGACAGGTAGCAGATATTTCCCACGACTAGGTGAATTGTTAGAAAATGGGACCACCCTGTTGAGGCCATacgtattatttgtaataatacaattaaaagaaGGAGAGAAGATGCTCAGTGTGTCACCAGAAAATTGAAAACTGGAAACTCTCTGATGATGAAAAAGATGCTTGTAAGACAAAGTCTTCTAcactataaataacatttttccacaTCTAATAATGTACATGTTTAGGACAAACTACAAGAATATGTAGCACAGTGTATTGTATGTTTGTCATAAAACGTTAAAGGGAGAAAGAGAACTTGAAACATTATCAAACCCTGATAAAATATATACCTGTACATGGTGAGGCAGACCTCCCGTTCGCAATGTACAATGTCTGAACCGAAAACCTGCCTTCTTAGCTTTCACGAATACCCCCTGATTTCGACCCCCAAACATTCGGGaaagtaatttttaacacaaaaaatgaCACTTTGGAGTGcatatgaaactaataaaaattagtattttttgcACTATTTCTCAACCATAAAGCTAAACTTTAGAACAAATCTTAGTTTTTAAGAGACAGGTATTGATAGGTGTAATGAAAATCATACCTTGCTTTTAAAACTTGTTAGATTTTACgagtttgaaatatcctaaatttcaattatttaaaaaatggaaagtGCTGAAACGTGActactgaaatatattaaaaaagtacttcGTTGGTAACCTtggttaaaatttgaatttggtaAGTTATTAATAAGGTAGcagtaaaaaaatgtgaaattatacAACACGTTGGACAAACACTGTATGCAAGcagggaaaataaaaaatctttatttcatattcattattatttattcatatattattgaaatcttttttcaaaatgatcagtGAGTATAAACACCTTTAAATTGAGGTACGGTTCgacctacctttacatttgaaaatattttttaaaaaattacccaaTTCCCCCCTTTTTCAACGTACCATTTTTTGTACTTTTGGGCATTCAAAACTATTTTCCCGAATTGTTGGGGACAAAAATAGGGacgttttctttaaaacaaagaaGGTAGGTTTCTTGGTTCAACTGTTATACGAGTACATCGTGACTGGTGGCCTGCTTCACTCTGTATAATACACTTTATATCAGGGTGGTAGTGGTGACATCAGAGTTTGATCATTCCAAGTTCTTATCTTTTATATGAATAAGGTCTGAAAAGCCAAATGACCAACTGAAATTAAGTTTGACTGTTACACACgggtttaagaaataatttaaacaatgcaGAGTACAAAAATGATGgctacttttaatttttacaacttgtTAGaaagtacatacatttatttacaaggtCTGTGTGTCAGTGGTCGGACAATGCCTATAGCACTGTTTGACAGAGATGGGTTTAGTCTGAGAGTCGCACTTGATGGAACCGCAGAAGATGGTACGCTTCTTGAAGCCGATGCCACAGCTGACAGAACACTGACTCCAGGGCAGAACGGTCCACTTGTTGTACCTCTTGGGGGACTGTTTTAGTTGGAGGGTCTCTCGATAGTTCAGGAGCATGTTCGGAGCAGAGGTCGGGTCCAGGAGACACAGGGGGATGTCCGGGCAAGGCTCGATGTGACGGGGGCGAGGCTGTCCCTCGCACTCATTGTCGGGGAGAGCCAGCTCGTCACTGCCCGAGACACAGATGACACTGCGACGACGTACAGCCTGCTCTCCGCAAGTCACAGGACACAGCTGCCATGGCCCGATCCACCATCTGTGGAGTTTAAGTGGTAATTATTATAACTTGTATAAGAACTCTGAGCTATACAGGAAATTTGAAAGAAACCCAGCACGATTCATTCAAACGAAACTCTGGAAAAGCTGTATATGTAGTAAGACAAAAATGTACACTGTCTAGTAGTAGTAAAAATGAACACTGAAATTTTGAGAGCGAGATTTATAcatctttatatgtatatataaatataaacacacacacacacacacacacacacacacacacacacacacacacacacacacacacataaatctCATGTCACGATGTTCGTTTTTGTTAGTCTTCGAAACCAGTGAACCGATTCAGGGCCTAGTGTTACTAGGCCCTGGAACCGATTACAATGGAATTTTGATAATATGTTTGGTCCAACTTAACAAATATGATAGTTTTTATCTCGATAAATAAACGTCAATTTTGTTATTgcgaattttaaagttttttttttatggacCTTCAGTTCACTTTTAGAGTCTGTTAAATGCATTTACATTCTTTAcattgaaagcatagagtaagcttgataggaACATGAATTCTTATATCAACCTTTTCTGCATCTCCTTTTAGCATAGAGAACTCTAacaaaatatccagataagaaacttaaaagttttaataaaaatatacttttaactatacatcTTAGTAATAATGTTAAGTATGCAGTACTTGGTTAGTACTTTATATTGACATAAACTTAAAGGTACCTTTTGCTATTATACTTCGTCTGTTATAAAATCCATCCATGGAACAAAAGTCCAAAGACCAGAGGCCATAGATATACacttttttgacagattttcttgatcgtggcaacaagacaaactcaacattggtgacggaaaatataatttacctgaaccagaaatgctcatacacgtgcaaagcccaCGAAATTGTAGAAGCCTCgggtaatttatatatatgtaagcaataaataattttaatattacttattattaatttattgtacttgAATTTAATGCAATACATAGTGATGCATaatttgtgtataatattaatcgtATAGTAACCAAACCACAGCGAAGCGTGACCGGGTCAGCTAGTAATGTtataatggggggggggggtgcttaGGGGGCTCAAGTCCCCCAAACTTTGaaatacaaactttataattgcaccaattagtttgtttttaagctagaacacattatGTATGAGACCTTAACGCTCGACAATTTCCCGGAGAAGATTCACAAGCCCCTATTTTTAGAGGgtattttatacctcctaaaccaCCCAGTGTTCTAGCCCcgaaattattttctataaaacacCACTGGTTGATCATGTCAAGCAGGCTGTAGGATTGGTCTCACCTCACATCTTACgtaaattcctttatttatataattactgaCATGAATATAATTGATGCTATTGCATATTTTTGAAGT includes these proteins:
- the LOC124371889 gene encoding A disintegrin and metalloproteinase with thrombospondin motifs 7-like translates to MPAPGKCRQDSRPSDRMRVCNLQPCPVRWWIGPWQLCPVTCGEQAVRRRSVICVSGSDELALPDNECEGQPRPRHIEPCPDIPLCLLDPTSAPNMLLNYRETLQLKQSPKRYNKWTVLPWSQCSVSCGIGFKKRTIFCGSIKCDSQTKPISVKQCYRHCPTTDTQTL